A section of the Cinclus cinclus chromosome 27, bCinCin1.1, whole genome shotgun sequence genome encodes:
- the PACSIN1 gene encoding protein kinase C and casein kinase substrate in neurons protein 1 isoform X1, whose protein sequence is MSGSYDESASAAEETTDSFWEVGNYKRTVKRIDDGHRLCNDLMNCVHERAKIEKSYAQQLTDWSKRWRQLIEKGPQYGSLEKAWAAIMTEADKVSELHQEVKNSLLNDDFEKVKNWQKDAYHKQIMGGFKEAKEAEDGFRKAQKPWAKKLKELETAKKAYHLACKEEKLAMTREANSKADQSNTPEQQKKLQDKVEKCKQDVQKTQEKYEKVLDELNKCTPQYIESMEQVFEQCQQFEEKRLNFLKEMLLDIKRHLNLAESSSYANVYRELEQTIRISDAQEDLRWFRSTSGPGMPMNWPQFEEWNPDLTHTITRKEKQKKGEGVALTNASSAGDTGAQAGERGRHCLCLCNHLGMQDVLGDIHPFLSSPSSVSSHDRGQTYSAEWSDDEGSNSFNTSEANGGANPFDEDLAGKGVRVRALYDYDGQEQDELSFKAGDELTKLGEEDEQGWCKGRLDNGQLGLYPANYVEAI, encoded by the exons atgTCGGGTTCCTACGACGAGTCGGCATCGGCCGCCGAGGAAACAACCGACAGCTTCTGGGAG GTGGGGAACTACAAGCGCACGGTGAAGAGGATCGATGATGGACACCGGCTCTGCAATGACCTCATGAACTGTGTGCACGAGCGGGCCAAGATCGAGAAGTCCTACGCCCAGCAGCTCACCGACTGGTCCAAGAGGTGGAGGCAGCTCATTGAGAAAG GTCCCCAGTAtggcagcctggagaaggcgTGGGCCGCAATCATGACGGAGGCAGACAAGGTGAGCGAGCTGCACCAGGAGGTGAAGAACAGCCTCCTGAATGACGACTTTGAGAAGGTCAAGAACTGGCAGAAAGACGCTTACCACAAGCAGATCATGGGGGGCTTCAAAGAGGCCAAGGAGGCTGAGGATGGCTTCCGGAAAGCCCAGAAGCCCTGGGCCAAGAAACTCAAGGAG CTGGAGACAGCCAAGAAAGCCTATCACCTGGCATGCAAGGAGGAGAAGCTGGCCATGACCCGTGAAGCCAACAGCAAGGCAGATCAGTCCAACactcctgagcagcagaagaagCTCCAGGACAAAGTGGAAAAGTGCAAGCAAGATGTGCAAAAG ACTCAGGAGAAGTACGAGAAGGTGCTGGACGAGCTGAACAAGTGCACCCCGCAGTACATCGAGAGCATGGAGCAGGTCTTTGAGCAGTGCCAGCAGTTCGAGGAGAAGAGGCTCAACTTCCTTAAGGAAATGCTCCTGGATATCAAGAGGCACCTGAACctggctgagagcagcag CTACGCCAATGTGTACCGGGAGCTGGAGCAGACCATCCGCATATCGGACGCACAGGAGGACCTCCGGTGGTTCCGCAGCACCAGCGGCCCCGGGATGCCCATGAACTGGCCCCAGTTTGAG GAGTGGAACCCGGACCTGACGCACACGATAACGCggaaagagaagcagaagaaggGCGAGGGGGTGGCCCTGACCAACGCCAGTAGCGCGGGCGACACGGGGGCTCAGGCGGGCGAGCGCGGGAG GCACTGCCTTTGCCTGTGCAACCATTTGGGGATGCAGGATGTCCTTGGTGACATCCACCCCTTCCTGTCCTCCCCCTCCAGCGTGAGCAGCCACGACCGTGGGCAGACCTACAGCGCTGAGTGGTCCGATGATGAGGGCAGCAACTCCTTCAACACCAGCGAGGCCAACGGCGGCGCCAACCCCTTTGACGAGGACTTGGCAGGGAAGGGTGTGAGGGTGCGGGCTCTGTACGACTATGACgggcaggagcaggatgagCTCAGCTTCAAAGCAG GTGATGAACTAACCAAACTTGGTGAGGAAGACGAGCAAGGGTGGTGCAAAGGGCGCTTGGACAACGGGCAGCTGGGGCTGTACCCTGCCAACTACGTGGAGGCAATCTAA
- the SPDEF gene encoding SAM pointed domain-containing Ets transcription factor, whose amino-acid sequence MGSASPGLTTLPSGRLAWPDPALLPPPRDPDPRSWGCPESPSPPSTPEQPLPAFCLHYFDMFYPEDTAWATKGAGEASHSSQGGREEARKEPEQCPIIDSQGLGLGPEGDLQDSLHLEEHSLEQVQSMVVGEVLKDIETACKLLNIAADPTDWSPGNVQKWILWTEHQYRLPQIGKSFQELSGKDLCAMSEEQFCQRSPTCGDILHAHLDIWKSAAWMKEKVSPGDVRYCGGDTSWADSEVDSSCAGQPIHLWQFLKELLLKPHNYGRFIRWLNKDKGIFKIEDSAQVARLWGIRKNRPAMNYDKLSRSIRQYYKKGIIRKPDISQRLVYQFVHPV is encoded by the exons atgggcagtgccagccccgGGCTGACCACTCTGCCCTCCGGCCGCCTCGCCTGGCCGGACCCCGCGCTGCTGCCACCCCCGCGGGACCCCGACCCCcgcagctggggctgcccggagagccccagcccccccagcacTCCcgagcagcccctgccagccTTCTGCCTGCACTACTTCGACATGTTTTACCCGGAGGACACGGCCTGGGCCACCAAGGGCGCCGGGGAAGCgtcccacagcagccagggagggcGGGAGGAGGCGCGGAAGGAGCCGGAGCAATGTCCCATCATCGACAGCCagggcctggggctggggcccgAGGGGGACCTGCAGGACAGCCTGCACCTGGAGGAGCACTCGCTGGAGCAGGTGCAGAGCATGGTGGTGGGAGAGGTGCTGAAGGACATCGAGACAGCCTGCAAGCTCCTCAACATCGCCGCAG ACCCCACGGACTGGAGCCCCGGGAATGTGCAGAAGTGGATCCTGTGGACGGAGCACCAGTACCGGCTGCCGCAGATCGGCAAGTCCTTCCAGGAGCTGTCGGGAAAAGACCTGTGTGCCATGTCCGAGGAGCAGTTCTGCCAGCGCTCGCCCACCTGCGGCGACATCCTGCACGCCCACCTCGACATCTGGAAGTCTG CCGCCTGGATGAAGGAGAAGGTTTCCCCTGGAGATGTGAGATACTGCG GAGGTGACACCAGCTGGGCCGACAGCGAGGTGGACTCGTCCTGCGCCGGCCAACCCATCCACCTCTGGCAGTTCctcaaggagctgctgctgaaaccGCACAACTACGGGCGCTTCATCCGCTGGCTCAACAAGGACAAAG GCATCTTCAAGATCGAGGACTCGGCGCAGGTGGCTCGGCTGTGGGGCATCCGCAAGAACCGCCCGGCCATGAACTACGACAAGCTGAGCCGCTCCATCCGGCAGTACTACAAGAAAGGAATCATCCGCAAGCCCGACATCTCCCAGCGCCTCGTCTACCAGTTCGTGCACCCGGTCTGA
- the PACSIN1 gene encoding protein kinase C and casein kinase substrate in neurons protein 1 isoform X3 gives MSGSYDESASAAEETTDSFWEVGNYKRTVKRIDDGHRLCNDLMNCVHERAKIEKSYAQQLTDWSKRWRQLIEKGPQYGSLEKAWAAIMTEADKVSELHQEVKNSLLNDDFEKVKNWQKDAYHKQIMGGFKEAKEAEDGFRKAQKPWAKKLKELETAKKAYHLACKEEKLAMTREANSKADQSNTPEQQKKLQDKVEKCKQDVQKTQEKYEKVLDELNKCTPQYIESMEQVFEQCQQFEEKRLNFLKEMLLDIKRHLNLAESSSYANVYRELEQTIRISDAQEDLRWFRSTSGPGMPMNWPQFEEWNPDLTHTITRKEKQKKGEGVALTNASSAGDTGAQAGERGSVSSHDRGQTYSAEWSDDEGSNSFNTSEANGGANPFDEDLAGKGVRVRALYDYDGQEQDELSFKAGDELTKLGEEDEQGWCKGRLDNGQLGLYPANYVEAI, from the exons atgTCGGGTTCCTACGACGAGTCGGCATCGGCCGCCGAGGAAACAACCGACAGCTTCTGGGAG GTGGGGAACTACAAGCGCACGGTGAAGAGGATCGATGATGGACACCGGCTCTGCAATGACCTCATGAACTGTGTGCACGAGCGGGCCAAGATCGAGAAGTCCTACGCCCAGCAGCTCACCGACTGGTCCAAGAGGTGGAGGCAGCTCATTGAGAAAG GTCCCCAGTAtggcagcctggagaaggcgTGGGCCGCAATCATGACGGAGGCAGACAAGGTGAGCGAGCTGCACCAGGAGGTGAAGAACAGCCTCCTGAATGACGACTTTGAGAAGGTCAAGAACTGGCAGAAAGACGCTTACCACAAGCAGATCATGGGGGGCTTCAAAGAGGCCAAGGAGGCTGAGGATGGCTTCCGGAAAGCCCAGAAGCCCTGGGCCAAGAAACTCAAGGAG CTGGAGACAGCCAAGAAAGCCTATCACCTGGCATGCAAGGAGGAGAAGCTGGCCATGACCCGTGAAGCCAACAGCAAGGCAGATCAGTCCAACactcctgagcagcagaagaagCTCCAGGACAAAGTGGAAAAGTGCAAGCAAGATGTGCAAAAG ACTCAGGAGAAGTACGAGAAGGTGCTGGACGAGCTGAACAAGTGCACCCCGCAGTACATCGAGAGCATGGAGCAGGTCTTTGAGCAGTGCCAGCAGTTCGAGGAGAAGAGGCTCAACTTCCTTAAGGAAATGCTCCTGGATATCAAGAGGCACCTGAACctggctgagagcagcag CTACGCCAATGTGTACCGGGAGCTGGAGCAGACCATCCGCATATCGGACGCACAGGAGGACCTCCGGTGGTTCCGCAGCACCAGCGGCCCCGGGATGCCCATGAACTGGCCCCAGTTTGAG GAGTGGAACCCGGACCTGACGCACACGATAACGCggaaagagaagcagaagaaggGCGAGGGGGTGGCCCTGACCAACGCCAGTAGCGCGGGCGACACGGGGGCTCAGGCGGGCGAGCGCGGGAG CGTGAGCAGCCACGACCGTGGGCAGACCTACAGCGCTGAGTGGTCCGATGATGAGGGCAGCAACTCCTTCAACACCAGCGAGGCCAACGGCGGCGCCAACCCCTTTGACGAGGACTTGGCAGGGAAGGGTGTGAGGGTGCGGGCTCTGTACGACTATGACgggcaggagcaggatgagCTCAGCTTCAAAGCAG GTGATGAACTAACCAAACTTGGTGAGGAAGACGAGCAAGGGTGGTGCAAAGGGCGCTTGGACAACGGGCAGCTGGGGCTGTACCCTGCCAACTACGTGGAGGCAATCTAA
- the PACSIN1 gene encoding protein kinase C and casein kinase substrate in neurons protein 1 isoform X4, translating to MSGSYDESASAAEETTDSFWEVGNYKRTVKRIDDGHRLCNDLMNCVHERAKIEKSYAQQLTDWSKRWRQLIEKGPQYGSLEKAWAAIMTEADKVSELHQEVKNSLLNDDFEKVKNWQKDAYHKQIMGGFKEAKEAEDGFRKAQKPWAKKLKELETAKKAYHLACKEEKLAMTREANSKADQSNTPEQQKKLQDKVEKCKQDVQKTQEKYEKVLDELNKCTPQYIESMEQVFEQCQQFEEKRLNFLKEMLLDIKRHLNLAESSSYANVYRELEQTIRISDAQEDLRWFRSTSGPGMPMNWPQFEEWNPDLTHTITRKEKQKKGEGVALTNASSAGDTAFLSSPSSVSSHDRGQTYSAEWSDDEGSNSFNTSEANGGANPFDEDLAGKGVRVRALYDYDGQEQDELSFKAGDELTKLGEEDEQGWCKGRLDNGQLGLYPANYVEAI from the exons atgTCGGGTTCCTACGACGAGTCGGCATCGGCCGCCGAGGAAACAACCGACAGCTTCTGGGAG GTGGGGAACTACAAGCGCACGGTGAAGAGGATCGATGATGGACACCGGCTCTGCAATGACCTCATGAACTGTGTGCACGAGCGGGCCAAGATCGAGAAGTCCTACGCCCAGCAGCTCACCGACTGGTCCAAGAGGTGGAGGCAGCTCATTGAGAAAG GTCCCCAGTAtggcagcctggagaaggcgTGGGCCGCAATCATGACGGAGGCAGACAAGGTGAGCGAGCTGCACCAGGAGGTGAAGAACAGCCTCCTGAATGACGACTTTGAGAAGGTCAAGAACTGGCAGAAAGACGCTTACCACAAGCAGATCATGGGGGGCTTCAAAGAGGCCAAGGAGGCTGAGGATGGCTTCCGGAAAGCCCAGAAGCCCTGGGCCAAGAAACTCAAGGAG CTGGAGACAGCCAAGAAAGCCTATCACCTGGCATGCAAGGAGGAGAAGCTGGCCATGACCCGTGAAGCCAACAGCAAGGCAGATCAGTCCAACactcctgagcagcagaagaagCTCCAGGACAAAGTGGAAAAGTGCAAGCAAGATGTGCAAAAG ACTCAGGAGAAGTACGAGAAGGTGCTGGACGAGCTGAACAAGTGCACCCCGCAGTACATCGAGAGCATGGAGCAGGTCTTTGAGCAGTGCCAGCAGTTCGAGGAGAAGAGGCTCAACTTCCTTAAGGAAATGCTCCTGGATATCAAGAGGCACCTGAACctggctgagagcagcag CTACGCCAATGTGTACCGGGAGCTGGAGCAGACCATCCGCATATCGGACGCACAGGAGGACCTCCGGTGGTTCCGCAGCACCAGCGGCCCCGGGATGCCCATGAACTGGCCCCAGTTTGAG GAGTGGAACCCGGACCTGACGCACACGATAACGCggaaagagaagcagaagaaggGCGAGGGGGTGGCCCTGACCAACGCCAGTAGCGCGGGCGACACGG CCTTCCTGTCCTCCCCCTCCAGCGTGAGCAGCCACGACCGTGGGCAGACCTACAGCGCTGAGTGGTCCGATGATGAGGGCAGCAACTCCTTCAACACCAGCGAGGCCAACGGCGGCGCCAACCCCTTTGACGAGGACTTGGCAGGGAAGGGTGTGAGGGTGCGGGCTCTGTACGACTATGACgggcaggagcaggatgagCTCAGCTTCAAAGCAG GTGATGAACTAACCAAACTTGGTGAGGAAGACGAGCAAGGGTGGTGCAAAGGGCGCTTGGACAACGGGCAGCTGGGGCTGTACCCTGCCAACTACGTGGAGGCAATCTAA
- the PACSIN1 gene encoding protein kinase C and casein kinase substrate in neurons protein 1 isoform X2 — protein sequence MSGSYDESASAAEETTDSFWEVGNYKRTVKRIDDGHRLCNDLMNCVHERAKIEKSYAQQLTDWSKRWRQLIEKGPQYGSLEKAWAAIMTEADKVSELHQEVKNSLLNDDFEKVKNWQKDAYHKQIMGGFKEAKEAEDGFRKAQKPWAKKLKELETAKKAYHLACKEEKLAMTREANSKADQSNTPEQQKKLQDKVEKCKQDVQKTQEKYEKVLDELNKCTPQYIESMEQVFEQCQQFEEKRLNFLKEMLLDIKRHLNLAESSSYANVYRELEQTIRISDAQEDLRWFRSTSGPGMPMNWPQFEEWNPDLTHTITRKEKQKKGEGVALTNASSAGDTGAQAGEHCLCLCNHLGMQDVLGDIHPFLSSPSSVSSHDRGQTYSAEWSDDEGSNSFNTSEANGGANPFDEDLAGKGVRVRALYDYDGQEQDELSFKAGDELTKLGEEDEQGWCKGRLDNGQLGLYPANYVEAI from the exons atgTCGGGTTCCTACGACGAGTCGGCATCGGCCGCCGAGGAAACAACCGACAGCTTCTGGGAG GTGGGGAACTACAAGCGCACGGTGAAGAGGATCGATGATGGACACCGGCTCTGCAATGACCTCATGAACTGTGTGCACGAGCGGGCCAAGATCGAGAAGTCCTACGCCCAGCAGCTCACCGACTGGTCCAAGAGGTGGAGGCAGCTCATTGAGAAAG GTCCCCAGTAtggcagcctggagaaggcgTGGGCCGCAATCATGACGGAGGCAGACAAGGTGAGCGAGCTGCACCAGGAGGTGAAGAACAGCCTCCTGAATGACGACTTTGAGAAGGTCAAGAACTGGCAGAAAGACGCTTACCACAAGCAGATCATGGGGGGCTTCAAAGAGGCCAAGGAGGCTGAGGATGGCTTCCGGAAAGCCCAGAAGCCCTGGGCCAAGAAACTCAAGGAG CTGGAGACAGCCAAGAAAGCCTATCACCTGGCATGCAAGGAGGAGAAGCTGGCCATGACCCGTGAAGCCAACAGCAAGGCAGATCAGTCCAACactcctgagcagcagaagaagCTCCAGGACAAAGTGGAAAAGTGCAAGCAAGATGTGCAAAAG ACTCAGGAGAAGTACGAGAAGGTGCTGGACGAGCTGAACAAGTGCACCCCGCAGTACATCGAGAGCATGGAGCAGGTCTTTGAGCAGTGCCAGCAGTTCGAGGAGAAGAGGCTCAACTTCCTTAAGGAAATGCTCCTGGATATCAAGAGGCACCTGAACctggctgagagcagcag CTACGCCAATGTGTACCGGGAGCTGGAGCAGACCATCCGCATATCGGACGCACAGGAGGACCTCCGGTGGTTCCGCAGCACCAGCGGCCCCGGGATGCCCATGAACTGGCCCCAGTTTGAG GAGTGGAACCCGGACCTGACGCACACGATAACGCggaaagagaagcagaagaaggGCGAGGGGGTGGCCCTGACCAACGCCAGTAGCGCGGGCGACACGGGGGCTCAGGCGGGCGA GCACTGCCTTTGCCTGTGCAACCATTTGGGGATGCAGGATGTCCTTGGTGACATCCACCCCTTCCTGTCCTCCCCCTCCAGCGTGAGCAGCCACGACCGTGGGCAGACCTACAGCGCTGAGTGGTCCGATGATGAGGGCAGCAACTCCTTCAACACCAGCGAGGCCAACGGCGGCGCCAACCCCTTTGACGAGGACTTGGCAGGGAAGGGTGTGAGGGTGCGGGCTCTGTACGACTATGACgggcaggagcaggatgagCTCAGCTTCAAAGCAG GTGATGAACTAACCAAACTTGGTGAGGAAGACGAGCAAGGGTGGTGCAAAGGGCGCTTGGACAACGGGCAGCTGGGGCTGTACCCTGCCAACTACGTGGAGGCAATCTAA